GGGAGCGTGGGCGAGTGCCCGTGCAAAGAGGCTTGACGCTTGATCGTCCTTGAGTGCCAATGCCCTTGAGAGCTTTGATCTGTTGGTTCCGCAATGATCTGCGCTTGGGTGACAACCCGGCGCTGGTCGAGGCCTGTGCGTCGGCTGGGCGCGTGCTGCTGGTGTATTGCCACGACCCCGCCGACGACGCGCCGACGCGCTGGGGCTTCGTGCGCCGCGGGCCGCATCGGCGGGCGTTCCTCGCTGCCGCACTGGACGATCTGGATGCGCAACTGCGTGCGCGGGGCAGCCGCCTGCTGCAGCTTCGCGGCGCGCCCGCCGAGGTGCTGCCGGTACTTGCACGCGCGATCGGCGCCGACACCGTGGTGTGCGAGGAGATCGCCGCGCCCGAAGAGCAGGACGCCGTCGCCGCGTTGCGTGCCGCCGGCCTGACGGTGCGCACGGTGTGGCAGTCCAGCCTGCTCGATCCGGCGGCGCTGCCGTTCGCGGTGGCGCGTTTGCCGAAGGTGTTCACGGATTTTCGGCGAGCGGTCGAGGCGGCTGGCCAGCAGCCACCCGCGCCGCTTGCCGCGCCAGCGGTTCTGCCGCCGCTGCCGGCCCCTGTCGTCCTGCCGCCGCATTCCTCGTTCGAGCCGCCGCGGATGAGTGATCGTGCGCTCGGCGCCTCCTTCCCCTGGTGGCAGCCGGCGTTTGCCGGCGGCGAGCGGGCGGCGCTGGCGCATCTGGCGTGCTACTTCGCCGGCGATCTGGCCAAGCACTACAAGGCGACACGCAATGGCCTGAGCGGGGTCGATTTTTCCAGCAAGTTCTCGCCCTGGCTGGCGCAGGGGGCCTTGTCGCCGCGGGTGGCCTTTGCCGCGCTGCGCCGCCACGAGGCCGAGCAGGGGGCGAGCGAGGGCAGCTACTGGCTGTGGTTCGAGCTGCTGTGGCGGGACTATTTCCGCTTCCTGCATCTGCAGCATGGCCGGCGGCTGTACCGGGCGCGCGGGCTGAACGACGCCGCGCCCGCGCCCGCGCACGACCCGGCGGCGTTCGCGGCCTGGTGCGCGGGGCGCGCCGGCCACGCCTTCGTCGATGCCGGCATGCGCGAGCTTGCCGCCACCGGCTGGCTGTCGAACCGCATGCGGCAGGTGGTGGCCAGCTACCTGATCCACGACCTTGGCTGCGACTGGCGCGCGGGGGCGGCGTGGTTCGAGGCGCAGCTGGTGGATTACGACGCCTACAGCAACCACGGCAACTGGCTCTACATCGCCGGCCGCGGCACCGATCCGCGCGGCGGGCGGCGCTTCGATCCGGACCGGCAGGCGGCGACTTACGATGCCGATGGGGCCTATCGGGCGCGGTGGGCCAAGGCGGATCGGTGCGGCAGCGACTGACGGCGCAAGCCCGTCAGTCGTGCGCGCCTGGAGTTTCTCGGGGGCCGGCCCGACGGCGGCCTTCGGCACCTGCCGCTCGAGCGCGGCCGCCTGTCCCGGCGGTCAGCCTCGGCCGAATCCGCGTACGCGGGCAAGCGCCGCGGGCGGCAGCGCGCCGAGCAGGGCGCCGATCGACACCACCACGATGCCGACGATGGTGGTGAGGCCGAGGCCCTCGTCCAGGATCAGGAAGGCGCCCACCGCCGTCACCGCGGGCACCAGGGCCAGCATCATCGAGGCCTCGCTCGCGCCCACCTTCTGCACCGCGTAGCTGTAGAAGCCGCCGGCGACCAGCGCGGCGATCACGCCCTGGTAGCCGCCCTGCAGCGCGATCGCCCCCCAGCTCTGTGCGGCCAGGTTGCCCGGCAGCCAGAGCAGGTACACCGGCAGGTAGGCGAGCGCCGAGAAGCTGGCGATGCCCAGCATCGCGAACTGCGGCTTCATCTGCCAGCGCCGCATCAGCAGGCCGAACACGGCCCAGCACAGCGCGGCGGCGAGAAACAGCAGATCGCCGATCCACTGACTGCCGTGTGCCGGCGCGAGCAGGCTCTGGAAACCGATCAGCAGCAGGCCGGCGGTCGACAGCAGCAGCGCGAGCACGGTCGGGCGGGCGATGCGAAAACCGCTCATCACCGCCATCAGCACGATGGTCCAGAACGGGATGCCGCCATTGACGAACACGCCGGCGTGCGCGCTCGGCGCGAAGGCGAAGCCGCAATACACCAGGATGCCGTAGCCCAGCCCGCCCACCGTGGCGAGCACCATGTGGCGCGGCCAGTCGCGGCGCGACACGAAGCGCAGGTAGAGCGGCAGCGCGATCGCGCCCGACACGCCGAAGCGCAGCGCGGCGATGTCGAAGGGCGTGAAGCTGGCGGTGGCGCCGAAGCGCGAGACGATGTTGAAGCCGGACCAGAACACGACCACGGCGAGCGCGGCGAGCAGGCCGCGGGTGGCGTCGGCATTCGAGGGCGGAGTCGCGTGCAAGTGGTTCAGCCCGGCTGGTTGCGCATGAAGTCTGCGGTGTTGAAGAAGTTCTGCAGCAGGCGCTCGCGCAGGCCTTCCTCGATGCCGACGTCTTCCATCGCCAGCAGCATGCAGGCGACCCACTGGTCGCGCTCCTTGGTGCCGATCGCGAACGGCATGTGGCGGGCGCGCAGGCGCGGGTGGCCGAAGTTCTGCACGAAGAGATCCGGCCCGCCCAGCCAGCCGGACAGGAACATGAAGAGCTTGTCGCGCGAGCCCTGCAGGTCTGCGGGGTGCATGGCGCGCAGCTCGGCGAACTGCGGGGTTTCGGCCATCAGGGCGTAGAAGCGGTCGCAGAGGCGGGCGACGGTGGGCTCGCCGCCGATCCTGGCGTAAGTGGTTTGCTGTTCCATCGGGTGTCGTGGGGCGGAGGGTGCGCCTCGGGATGGGCGCGTGGGGTGGGATTGTCGCAGAGTCGGCAGGGGCTTGGGCGTTGCGGCGCTCAGGTGGCGACTGCCTGCGGTTTGACGGTCATAGCCTGAGGATCGGTAGCCTCTTCACCGCCTTGACCAGGATCTTGTAGATGTCGAGGTCGAAGGCCGGGCGGCCGGCCCCCAGGATGTCGGCGAGCGTGCCCTCGTCGGTGGCGGTGCCGAGCCAGCGCCAGCCGTCGACGACGTGAATGGCCTCGCCTTCGCGCAGGCCGATCGGGCCGGGCCAGGTCCAGTGCTCGACCTTCATCGCGTGCAGGGCCTCGATCAGGCGCAGGGCGTGGGCCTGGGGGGATTCGCCGCCATGGCAGGCGCCGCGGCAGCGCTTGAGCTGGAAGTCGAAGCAGCGCGCGCCCTGGGGGGGCTTCTCCAGGCCGAGCAGCGGCGGGCACAGCGCGTGGTCGCGGGCGAGCGCGCGCAGGCGGTTGGTGGCCTCGCGGCGGGTGCGGAAGAAGCCGTAGAGGTCGTCGCGGCGGCCGAAGTCGAGGTCGGCGGCGTGCACCAGCTCGAGCCGCCAGTCGCCGACGATGTCGGTTGCGAGCCGCCAGGTGCACAGCTCGCGGTTGCGGCGCAGCTGGCGGTTGTGAGTGGGCTGCAGGCGCTTGACGAGCTCGGCCTCCTTCAGCAGCGCGCCGATCTCTCCGGTGGTCTCGATCCAATCGATGTGGCGCACCTGCTGGGAGAGGCTCAGTTCGCGGTCGCTCTGGTGGTCGGCGGCGAAGTGCGACAGCACGCGGCTGCGCAGGCGGGTGCTCTTGCCGATGTAGAGCGGCAGTTCGCCGCCGCCGTCGGCGTTGCCGCGCTCGCCGTAGAACAGATACACGCCGGGTGTGTCGGGGAGGTCGGCGATCTGTTCGGGGTCGAGGTGGGGGGGCAGGCTGGGGTGGCCGATGAGCTCGCGCACCACCGCCGCGAGGTGGCCGGGCGGAAAGCGCTCGTGGAGCTTCTGCCAGAACTGCCACAGCAGATGGGCGTCGCCGAGCGCACGGTGGCGGTCGGCCACCACCAGGCCGTGGCGCTCGATGAGGTGGTCGAGGCTGTGGCGGCGGTGGTCGGGGAACAGCCGGCGCGACAGCTTGACGGTGCACAGCACCTGCGGCCGGATGTCGAGCCCGGCGCGGCGGAAGGCGGCGCGCAGGTGGCCGTGGTCGAAGCGCGCGTTGTGGGCGATGAAGAGGCGGCCATCGAGACGGTCGAAGACCGCGTCGGCGATGTCCCTGAAGCGCGGCGCGTCGGCGACCATGTCGTCGTCGATGCCGGTGAGGCGCTGGATGTATTCGGGGATGCGCGATTCCGGGCGCACCAGCGTCGACCACTCGCGCACGCCGTCCTCGTCGACCTGGACGATGCCGATCTCGGTGATCGATTCGCGTTGAGCGGGACCGCCGGTGGTCTCGATGTCGACGAAGGCGAGACCGCCGGGGAGGTAGCGGGGGAAGGCGTTCAAGGCTCGGGGGCGGAAGCGCTCGTTCAGCGCGCGCCGAAGCCGGCGTCCTCGATCGCCTGGTAGATGTCGGCAGCGGAGACGAAGGCGCCGTGCTCGATGGTCGCGGCCCCGGTCTCGAGCGAGATCTCGAGGTGGCCGATGCCGGGCAGGTCCTGAATGGCGTTGGTGACGAGGCGCAGGCAGTGCTCGTCGCGCATGCCGGTGATGGTGAGGGTGGTGGTGTTCATCGCGTGCTCCGGAAGGGGATGCACGCATCTTGGCGGCAGCGCGGCGTGGCTGCAAGGCAGCCGTCAGACCGCCGGCGGAGCCTGTCGTGGGAGCGGTTTTCGTGGGAGCGGGCTTGCCCGCGAAGATCGGGCGCTGCATTCGCGGGCAAGTCCGCTCCCACAGCCCTCCCACAGCCCTCCCACAGCCCTCCCACAGCCCTCCCACAGCCCTCCCACAGCCCTCCCACAGCCCTCCCACAGCCCTCCCACAGCCCTCCCACAGCCGGCTCCTGCAGCGTCCGCGGGTGCTCAGGCGCGCACTTCGAGCTGGCGCCGGTAGAGCGCGGCGAGGCGATCGGCCATCAGGGTGTCGGCCCATTCGTGCGCGTAGCAGCGCGCCTCGGTGGCGAGCTGCTTGCGCAGGCGGTCATCGGCGAGCACGTTCTCGACCACTGCGGCGAAGCCGGCGGGCGCGTCGGGGGCGATGCGCGCCCCGCGCTCGGGCGCGAGGATGTCGGTGGTGCCCATGGCGGCGAGCGCGACGACCGGCAGGCCGGCGGCCATGGCCTCGAGCAGGACCAGGCCCTGGGTCTCGGTGCGCGAGGCGAACACGAACACGTCGGCTGCGGCGTAGCAGTCGGGCAGGCGCTTGCGACGCTCGAGGTAGCCGACGAAGCGCACCGTGCCGGCCAGCCCCGCCTGCAGCGCCTGGCGCTGCAGCGCGGGCGTGGCCGGGCCCTCGCCGGCGACCACGAGCACGAAGTCGGGGCGCTGTGCGCGCAGCCGCGCGGCCACCTCGAGCAGGAAGCCGATGTTCTTCTCGTGCGCCACGCGACCGATGTAGAGCGCCATCGGCGCGTGCTCGGGGATGTCGTACAGGCGCCGGAAGTGCGCGCCGTCGCCGGCGGCGAAGTCGCGCACCGGGATGCCGGTGGGCAGGATCTCCATCGGCGTATGCACCCCGTAGCCGGCGAGGCGGTCGCGCATTGCGGTCGAGGGTACGACCACCGCATCGACCGCGTTGCACTGCGCACGCGACACCTGCCGGGCGAGCGCGCGCAATGCGGTGGCGGGCAGGAAGGGTGCGTAGTGGTGGAGGTATTCCTCGAAGAAGGTGTGGTAGGTCAGCAGCACCGGCCGCCGCTGGGCGCGCCCGGCCCGCAGCCCGTAGCGGTGGGCGAGGAAGGGGGTCTGGATGTGAACCAGGTCGCACCTTTCGGCCTCGCGCAGGACCGCTGCGCGCATCGCCTGCGCGTGCACCAGGCGGTCCTCGGGGTCGAAGGGCAGGCGGCGGCCGGGCACGCGGACGACGTCGGCGGCGTCCGCCTCGTCGCCATAGCGCGGCGCCACCAGGCGCACCGCGACATCCTGGGCAGCGAGCGCACGGCGGAAGGTGGCGATCGAGGTCGAGACCCCGTTCACACGTGGAAAGTAGACGTCGGACACCATCAGCACGCGGATCATGGATCGAGCATGCGGGGTGTGTGTTACTGCACGGTGAAGGCAAGGTTGCCGGGGCGACCGACCCAGGCCGGCAGGCTTGGGTGCGACAATGCGTATCTTTTTCACTCAGGCGATCG
This region of Thauera sp. JM12B12 genomic DNA includes:
- a CDS encoding DASH family cryptochrome; amino-acid sequence: MGDNPALVEACASAGRVLLVYCHDPADDAPTRWGFVRRGPHRRAFLAAALDDLDAQLRARGSRLLQLRGAPAEVLPVLARAIGADTVVCEEIAAPEEQDAVAALRAAGLTVRTVWQSSLLDPAALPFAVARLPKVFTDFRRAVEAAGQQPPAPLAAPAVLPPLPAPVVLPPHSSFEPPRMSDRALGASFPWWQPAFAGGERAALAHLACYFAGDLAKHYKATRNGLSGVDFSSKFSPWLAQGALSPRVAFAALRRHEAEQGASEGSYWLWFELLWRDYFRFLHLQHGRRLYRARGLNDAAPAPAHDPAAFAAWCAGRAGHAFVDAGMRELAATGWLSNRMRQVVASYLIHDLGCDWRAGAAWFEAQLVDYDAYSNHGNWLYIAGRGTDPRGGRRFDPDRQAATYDADGAYRARWAKADRCGSD
- a CDS encoding DMT family transporter; protein product: MHATPPSNADATRGLLAALAVVVFWSGFNIVSRFGATASFTPFDIAALRFGVSGAIALPLYLRFVSRRDWPRHMVLATVGGLGYGILVYCGFAFAPSAHAGVFVNGGIPFWTIVLMAVMSGFRIARPTVLALLLSTAGLLLIGFQSLLAPAHGSQWIGDLLFLAAALCWAVFGLLMRRWQMKPQFAMLGIASFSALAYLPVYLLWLPGNLAAQSWGAIALQGGYQGVIAALVAGGFYSYAVQKVGASEASMMLALVPAVTAVGAFLILDEGLGLTTIVGIVVVSIGALLGALPPAALARVRGFGRG
- a CDS encoding group II truncated hemoglobin, yielding MEQQTTYARIGGEPTVARLCDRFYALMAETPQFAELRAMHPADLQGSRDKLFMFLSGWLGGPDLFVQNFGHPRLRARHMPFAIGTKERDQWVACMLLAMEDVGIEEGLRERLLQNFFNTADFMRNQPG
- a CDS encoding exonuclease domain-containing protein is translated as MNAFPRYLPGGLAFVDIETTGGPAQRESITEIGIVQVDEDGVREWSTLVRPESRIPEYIQRLTGIDDDMVADAPRFRDIADAVFDRLDGRLFIAHNARFDHGHLRAAFRRAGLDIRPQVLCTVKLSRRLFPDHRRHSLDHLIERHGLVVADRHRALGDAHLLWQFWQKLHERFPPGHLAAVVRELIGHPSLPPHLDPEQIADLPDTPGVYLFYGERGNADGGGELPLYIGKSTRLRSRVLSHFAADHQSDRELSLSQQVRHIDWIETTGEIGALLKEAELVKRLQPTHNRQLRRNRELCTWRLATDIVGDWRLELVHAADLDFGRRDDLYGFFRTRREATNRLRALARDHALCPPLLGLEKPPQGARCFDFQLKRCRGACHGGESPQAHALRLIEALHAMKVEHWTWPGPIGLREGEAIHVVDGWRWLGTATDEGTLADILGAGRPAFDLDIYKILVKAVKRLPILRL
- a CDS encoding heavy-metal-associated domain-containing protein; amino-acid sequence: MNTTTLTITGMRDEHCLRLVTNAIQDLPGIGHLEISLETGAATIEHGAFVSAADIYQAIEDAGFGAR
- a CDS encoding glycosyltransferase; this translates as MIRVLMVSDVYFPRVNGVSTSIATFRRALAAQDVAVRLVAPRYGDEADAADVVRVPGRRLPFDPEDRLVHAQAMRAAVLREAERCDLVHIQTPFLAHRYGLRAGRAQRRPVLLTYHTFFEEYLHHYAPFLPATALRALARQVSRAQCNAVDAVVVPSTAMRDRLAGYGVHTPMEILPTGIPVRDFAAGDGAHFRRLYDIPEHAPMALYIGRVAHEKNIGFLLEVAARLRAQRPDFVLVVAGEGPATPALQRQALQAGLAGTVRFVGYLERRKRLPDCYAAADVFVFASRTETQGLVLLEAMAAGLPVVALAAMGTTDILAPERGARIAPDAPAGFAAVVENVLADDRLRKQLATEARCYAHEWADTLMADRLAALYRRQLEVRA